From a region of the Candidatus Rhabdochlamydia porcellionis genome:
- a CDS encoding KpsF/GutQ family sugar-phosphate isomerase — translation MQEIQEILSQQKQYLAHYFANLPLEQLKKVIKQCSKVSGLLVLTGVGKSGIIAEKIAMTLISTGTKALYFPPTNFLHGDIGILSEKDLLLLFSRSGETEELLHLIPFAKKRKTPIIAVISHLGSRLSRLADLSIYLPVEKELCPFNLTPTTSTMVQLLFGDLLTVSLMQKNQFDLIRYSLNHPAGSIGKKATLKVEDLMISDQAIPLADPSDKLIDVLFELSDKKCGAILIVDETKKLLGIFTDGDLRRVLQVRGTSALEQSMRNLMTSSTVVVNRDLLAWNALALMQKDPKRYITILPVVLDDRTVIGILRMHDIVQAGIA, via the coding sequence ATGCAGGAAATACAAGAGATCCTCAGTCAACAGAAACAATATTTAGCACATTACTTTGCTAATTTGCCTTTAGAGCAGTTGAAAAAAGTCATCAAACAATGTAGCAAAGTATCAGGGTTATTGGTCCTTACAGGGGTTGGAAAAAGTGGAATTATTGCTGAAAAAATTGCAATGACGCTTATTTCTACAGGGACAAAAGCATTGTACTTTCCTCCCACTAATTTTTTACATGGAGATATAGGGATCCTATCCGAAAAGGATCTACTTTTATTATTTAGTCGCAGTGGAGAAACAGAAGAGTTACTACACTTAATTCCTTTTGCTAAAAAAAGAAAAACACCCATTATAGCAGTTATTTCTCATCTAGGCTCACGACTTTCTCGTTTAGCTGATTTATCTATTTATTTGCCTGTTGAAAAAGAGTTATGTCCTTTTAATTTGACTCCAACCACTTCTACAATGGTACAGTTATTATTCGGAGATCTTCTAACTGTTTCTTTGATGCAGAAAAACCAATTTGATCTTATCAGGTATTCTCTTAATCATCCTGCTGGTTCCATAGGTAAAAAGGCGACATTAAAGGTAGAAGACTTAATGATTAGTGATCAAGCTATCCCTCTAGCAGACCCTTCAGATAAACTCATCGATGTTTTATTTGAACTGTCTGATAAAAAATGTGGAGCAATTTTGATTGTAGATGAGACAAAAAAACTCTTAGGTATTTTCACAGACGGAGATTTACGAAGGGTTTTGCAGGTAAGAGGCACTTCTGCTCTAGAGCAATCAATGAGAAATTTAATGACAAGCTCTACTGTAGTCGTGAACCGAGATTTGCTTGCTTGGAATGCACTGGCTCTCATGCAGAAAGATCCGAAAAGATACATCACGATTTTGCCTGTTGTGTTAGATGATCGTACTGTAATAGGTATTTTACGTATGCACGATATTGTTCAAGCAGGAATTGCTTAA
- a CDS encoding RluA family pseudouridine synthase yields the protein MQIIFSDNHVLVVVKPAGLSTQPHYPIKDNLTDLTKNWLKKEYKKPGRVYLECIHRLDKPVSGLVLFARTSKALTRLQQSMREKKMSKIYFAWVETSENLKTSNVLEHTLTHVNHRAKVVKPNHIQGKLAQLKYSIILEKGDFSLIKIKLHTGRYHQIRAQFSFIGSPVVGDVKYGSKKHLSKQKIALHHACMSFPHPITQKVIVCEEILDWQELL from the coding sequence ATGCAGATTATTTTCTCAGATAACCATGTTTTAGTAGTTGTGAAACCTGCTGGTTTAAGTACACAACCTCACTATCCTATAAAAGATAACTTAACCGATTTAACAAAAAATTGGCTTAAAAAAGAGTATAAAAAACCAGGCAGGGTTTATCTAGAATGTATTCATCGTTTAGATAAACCGGTTAGCGGATTAGTTTTATTTGCAAGAACATCTAAAGCGCTTACTCGACTGCAGCAAAGCATGCGTGAAAAAAAAATGAGTAAAATCTATTTTGCCTGGGTAGAAACGAGTGAGAATCTAAAAACCTCGAATGTGCTTGAGCATACGTTAACTCATGTAAATCATCGCGCTAAAGTAGTAAAACCCAATCATATTCAAGGAAAATTAGCTCAGCTTAAGTATTCTATTATACTTGAGAAGGGAGATTTTTCATTGATAAAAATTAAGCTGCATACAGGGCGTTATCATCAGATCCGTGCACAGTTTTCTTTTATAGGCTCTCCTGTTGTAGGTGATGTCAAGTATGGAAGCAAGAAGCATTTATCCAAACAGAAAATTGCATTGCATCATGCGTGTATGAGCTTTCCTCACCCTATTACACAAAAAGTGATTGTATGTGAAGAAATTCTAGATTGGCAGGAATTGCTTTGA
- the nhaD gene encoding sodium:proton antiporter NhaD, which yields MECFLIVVVFALGYLAIILEYYIRVNKTAVALLIGAICWTIYMSCKNSSDLYNLGHHVSEISQIIFFLIGAMTLVELIDSHRGFKIITDRLRTRSKRKMLWVISFASFFLSAVLDNLTTTILIVSLLRKLIPDRKERFLMVCIVVVAANAGGAWTPIGDVTTTMLWINGQLSSFAVIKTLIIPSMISLFIPLIWYSSRLKGKFTSADLQKIEPAEPGAKVVFCLGIAGLIFVPIFKGLTGLPPFMGVILALSLLWIVTDLMHYPHDERKHLRVPHVLTRVDTSGVLFFLGILLSIAALQSAGMLKVIAEWLNKTIDSPALIATLLGFFSAIIDNVPLVAATMGMYPLEVFPMDSSFWHMIAYAAGTGGSILIIGSSAGVAIMGIEKIDFLSYAKKMSVPVGVGYLAGMVSYLILRPLLA from the coding sequence ATGGAATGTTTTCTGATTGTAGTTGTTTTTGCCTTAGGGTATTTAGCAATTATTTTAGAGTATTATATCAGAGTGAATAAAACAGCTGTTGCGCTGCTTATTGGCGCTATTTGTTGGACAATTTATATGTCATGCAAAAATTCATCCGACTTATATAATTTAGGTCACCACGTCTCAGAAATTTCACAAATTATCTTCTTTTTAATTGGAGCTATGACGTTAGTAGAGCTTATTGATTCTCATCGTGGTTTTAAGATCATTACCGATCGACTAAGGACAAGATCTAAAAGAAAAATGTTATGGGTTATTTCATTTGCTTCATTTTTTCTCTCTGCGGTTCTTGATAATTTAACTACAACCATTTTAATAGTTTCCTTATTACGTAAATTAATCCCTGATAGAAAGGAGAGATTTCTCATGGTTTGTATTGTCGTAGTTGCTGCAAATGCGGGGGGGGCTTGGACTCCTATTGGAGACGTTACTACCACAATGCTCTGGATCAACGGTCAACTTTCTAGTTTTGCTGTTATAAAAACCTTAATTATCCCGTCGATGATCTCTTTGTTTATCCCTCTTATTTGGTATTCTTCAAGGTTAAAAGGAAAATTTACTTCTGCTGATTTGCAAAAAATAGAGCCTGCTGAACCTGGTGCTAAGGTTGTCTTTTGTTTAGGAATAGCAGGTTTAATTTTTGTGCCTATTTTCAAAGGACTAACAGGACTTCCTCCTTTTATGGGGGTGATTTTAGCTTTATCCCTTTTGTGGATTGTTACAGATTTAATGCACTATCCACATGACGAAAGAAAGCATTTGAGAGTACCGCATGTGCTTACTCGAGTAGATACTTCAGGAGTATTGTTTTTTTTAGGAATTTTGCTATCTATAGCAGCGCTGCAATCTGCTGGGATGCTAAAAGTCATAGCAGAATGGTTAAATAAAACAATTGATAGTCCAGCTCTGATTGCTACTTTATTAGGTTTTTTTTCTGCAATCATAGACAACGTTCCTTTAGTTGCAGCTACAATGGGCATGTATCCATTGGAAGTATTTCCAATGGATTCTTCCTTTTGGCATATGATTGCCTATGCAGCTGGAACAGGAGGAAGTATTTTGATCATTGGCTCATCAGCAGGTGTTGCCATTATGGGTATCGAAAAGATTGATTTTCTCTCTTATGCCAAAAAAATGAGTGTCCCTGTAGGGGTTGGTTATCTAGCAGGTATGGTAAGTTATTTAATTCTCAGACCTCTTTTAGCTTAA
- a CDS encoding dihydrolipoamide acetyltransferase family protein, which translates to MSEEIKVLLPKLGESIHSAIIAQWFKKIGDVVQLDEPLLEVSTDKINSEIPSPIAGVLQEICVEVDQEVQVGDLLAIISTENKRKKENLEKNNPSLISVSVERNQEFFSPALLRLARENKLNLEELQKIIGTGSGGRITKQDLELYLEKRAVKEEDSLQSIERLQMTGMRKAIADNMVRSFYEAPHATLITEIDITDVMQCIQKGKQIFLEKYQAKLTLTSFIARALIKALQEFPLLNSSLDKDTILMKKFINLGVAVSVEQGLLVPVLKGAQELSLPKIAQRISDLSHKAREGKLAPSDMTEGTITITNFGMSGVQMGIPIIRYPEVAIIGVGASCRKVIPQEDDSLTIRNMINLSLTFDHRVLDGMYGCAFLNALKNHLEMDKGL; encoded by the coding sequence ATGAGCGAAGAAATAAAAGTACTACTACCTAAACTAGGAGAGAGCATTCATAGCGCTATTATAGCGCAATGGTTTAAAAAAATAGGAGATGTGGTTCAATTAGATGAACCTTTATTAGAAGTTTCTACTGATAAAATCAATAGTGAAATCCCCTCACCTATAGCAGGTGTTTTACAAGAAATTTGTGTAGAAGTGGATCAAGAGGTTCAAGTAGGGGATCTTTTAGCAATTATTTCTACAGAGAATAAGCGAAAGAAAGAAAATCTGGAAAAAAATAATCCTTCTCTAATTTCAGTGAGTGTCGAAAGGAATCAAGAGTTTTTTTCACCTGCTCTTTTACGGTTAGCTAGAGAAAATAAACTGAATTTAGAAGAATTACAGAAAATTATAGGAACAGGATCTGGAGGGAGAATCACTAAGCAGGACTTAGAGCTTTATTTAGAAAAAAGGGCTGTAAAAGAAGAGGACTCTTTACAATCTATAGAAAGATTGCAAATGACTGGTATGCGTAAAGCAATAGCAGATAATATGGTGCGCTCTTTTTACGAAGCACCTCATGCTACTCTGATTACAGAAATAGATATTACAGATGTGATGCAATGCATTCAGAAGGGAAAACAAATCTTTTTAGAAAAGTACCAAGCAAAACTCACTTTAACCAGTTTTATTGCTAGGGCTTTAATTAAAGCTCTTCAGGAATTTCCTTTATTAAATTCCTCTTTAGATAAAGATACCATTTTAATGAAGAAGTTCATTAATTTAGGGGTTGCAGTGAGTGTTGAGCAAGGATTACTTGTGCCTGTTTTAAAAGGAGCCCAAGAGTTGTCTCTTCCAAAAATAGCTCAAAGGATTAGCGATTTATCTCATAAGGCTCGGGAGGGGAAACTAGCGCCTAGCGATATGACCGAAGGAACAATTACCATTACAAATTTTGGTATGTCTGGGGTGCAAATGGGAATTCCTATCATTAGATATCCCGAGGTTGCAATCATTGGTGTAGGCGCTAGTTGTAGGAAAGTGATTCCTCAAGAAGATGATAGTCTTACCATTCGTAATATGATTAACCTTTCTTTAACTTTTGACCATCGTGTACTCGATGGTATGTATGGTTGTGCTTTCTTAAATGCACTAAAGAATCACCTAGAAATGGATAAAGGACTCTAA
- a CDS encoding aspartate-semialdehyde dehydrogenase translates to MILLYPPVKIAVIGATGIVGREVLNLLEKRHFPIDTLRCFSSLNSEGKSILFSGKNIPLETLSEDKLYNIDLAIFCAKKEVSSKWAPYLAKQKTIIIDNSSAFRLDPDVPLIIPEINLAELTNHNYIISSPNCSASIMLMALFPLHQYIPIQRIQAATYQAVSGAGFHAMQELTSATQAILEKKPYTPKALPFPSAFNLFLHNSTLNADGYVDEELKMLRETRKILSNSHIQINATCVRVPVLRAHSQALNVTFTQEISPEKAYELLEKAPGIKVYEDRLKNRFPMPINAAGQNDVYCGRIRKDLSCANTLDLWVVGDQILKGAALNTIQIAEHLL, encoded by the coding sequence ATGATCTTATTATATCCCCCTGTAAAAATCGCTGTTATCGGAGCTACCGGTATCGTTGGAAGAGAAGTGTTGAATCTTTTAGAAAAACGTCATTTTCCCATTGACACATTACGCTGTTTTTCTTCCTTAAATTCAGAAGGCAAATCTATTCTATTCTCTGGAAAAAATATTCCGTTAGAAACTCTTTCCGAGGATAAATTATATAACATCGACTTAGCTATTTTTTGCGCAAAAAAAGAGGTTTCTAGTAAATGGGCCCCCTACCTTGCTAAGCAAAAAACTATTATAATCGACAATAGCTCTGCTTTTAGACTTGATCCAGATGTACCTCTTATCATTCCAGAAATTAATTTAGCAGAGTTAACTAACCATAATTACATTATCTCTTCTCCCAATTGTTCTGCTTCGATCATGTTAATGGCTCTTTTTCCTTTGCATCAATACATTCCCATTCAAAGAATTCAGGCAGCTACTTACCAAGCGGTTAGCGGTGCTGGATTTCATGCTATGCAAGAATTGACCTCTGCTACACAAGCTATACTAGAAAAAAAACCCTATACACCAAAAGCACTGCCTTTTCCTTCTGCATTTAACCTATTCTTGCATAACTCTACATTAAACGCAGATGGCTATGTTGATGAAGAATTAAAAATGCTACGAGAAACTCGAAAAATTCTTTCCAATTCTCATATTCAGATAAATGCAACCTGCGTACGCGTTCCTGTTTTACGGGCACATTCTCAAGCTTTGAATGTCACCTTTACTCAAGAAATTTCCCCAGAAAAAGCTTATGAGCTTTTAGAAAAAGCTCCTGGTATAAAAGTCTATGAAGATCGATTAAAAAATCGTTTCCCTATGCCAATTAACGCTGCAGGACAAAACGATGTGTACTGCGGAAGAATCAGAAAAGATCTTTCCTGTGCTAATACTTTAGATCTGTGGGTAGTAGGAGATCAAATACTAAAAGGAGCTGCTTTAAATACGATACAAATTGCAGAACACCTTCTTTGA
- a CDS encoding NADP-dependent isocitrate dehydrogenase — protein MSKKIPIAVAYGDGIGPEIMKATLHILQEAGAPLDIHSIEIGEQVYNKGILTGIADNSWEILRQTKAFLKAPITTPQGGGFKSLNVTIRTTLGLYANIRPCISYAPFITTKHPKMDVVIVRENEEDLYAGIEYRQTPDVYKSLKMISRPGSEKIIRYAFAYASFHNRKKVTCFTKDNIMKFSDGLFHKVFNEIAKEYPHIQNEHWIVDIGAAKLADTPEIFDVIVMPNLYGDILSDVAAQVSGSVGIAGSANIGDRGAMFEAIHGSAPRRAGQNVVNPSALLLGSVLMLLYLEESLLAERIHNAWLKTIEEGFHTYDIFKEGVSKYKMGTQEFASQVIKFLDEKPQHLTPVTYQNKNKFQTIYAPSHSISVKKELVGVDIFIYAVKNPVKTLTANKWNALALQMISNRGVKIWPDGQPETFCVDQWRLRFSSKDNSCITKERILAILEEVSQAGFDSTGSENLYLFDKKPGFS, from the coding sequence ATGAGCAAAAAAATTCCTATAGCAGTAGCTTATGGTGACGGAATTGGACCTGAAATCATGAAAGCAACCTTACATATTCTACAAGAAGCTGGTGCTCCTTTAGATATCCATTCTATTGAAATAGGAGAACAAGTATACAACAAAGGTATTTTAACAGGAATTGCAGATAACTCTTGGGAAATACTACGTCAGACAAAAGCTTTTCTAAAAGCACCTATTACTACTCCTCAAGGAGGAGGGTTTAAAAGCTTAAATGTAACTATTCGCACTACTTTAGGATTGTATGCGAATATACGTCCATGTATCTCTTATGCACCTTTTATTACCACAAAACATCCTAAAATGGATGTAGTTATTGTAAGAGAGAATGAAGAGGATTTATATGCAGGCATTGAATATCGCCAAACGCCAGATGTGTATAAATCGCTTAAAATGATTTCTCGTCCTGGCTCAGAAAAAATCATTCGTTATGCTTTTGCATATGCCTCTTTCCACAATCGAAAAAAAGTGACTTGCTTTACAAAAGATAATATTATGAAATTCTCTGATGGGTTATTTCATAAAGTATTTAACGAAATTGCAAAAGAATATCCCCATATTCAAAATGAGCACTGGATTGTAGATATTGGGGCTGCTAAATTAGCTGATACTCCAGAAATATTTGATGTCATTGTCATGCCTAATCTTTATGGAGATATCCTATCTGATGTAGCAGCCCAAGTTTCCGGATCTGTTGGCATTGCAGGCTCTGCTAATATCGGCGATAGAGGTGCAATGTTTGAAGCAATTCACGGTTCTGCTCCAAGAAGAGCTGGACAAAATGTGGTAAATCCTTCTGCTCTTCTTTTGGGAAGCGTGCTAATGCTCCTTTATTTGGAAGAGTCTCTATTAGCAGAAAGGATTCATAATGCGTGGTTGAAAACCATAGAAGAAGGATTTCATACATACGATATCTTTAAAGAAGGGGTTAGCAAGTATAAAATGGGGACACAAGAATTTGCTTCACAGGTAATCAAATTCCTAGATGAAAAGCCGCAGCACTTAACTCCTGTCACCTACCAAAATAAGAATAAGTTTCAGACTATTTATGCCCCTTCTCATTCTATTTCTGTTAAAAAAGAACTCGTGGGAGTTGATATTTTTATTTATGCTGTTAAAAATCCTGTTAAAACACTCACCGCAAATAAATGGAATGCACTTGCTTTACAAATGATCAGTAATAGAGGAGTCAAAATCTGGCCCGATGGACAACCGGAGACTTTTTGTGTTGATCAATGGCGTCTACGCTTTTCATCTAAAGACAACTCATGTATTACAAAAGAGAGAATTCTTGCCATCTTAGAAGAAGTATCTCAAGCAGGATTTGATAGCACAGGCTCAGAAAATCTTTATCTTTTTGATAAAAAACCAGGGTTTTCTTAA
- the lpxK gene encoding tetraacyldisaccharide 4'-kinase gives MLLLKNVKRYLFRVVQRKKKPFFLIPFFFLISTFFSLGVRLRNLSYDKGLRKVHKLPVCVISIGNIAAGGTGKTPLIQKIIKHLDSKIKLAILTRGFLSKIETSGRVEKISDGKGCTLPVQYCGDEPYLLAKTTSVPIWVGKNRIESGCRAIAEKMQCLLLDDGMQYRSLARNLEIIVVDAKDPFGQKKFLPNGLLRDTPSRLHRADWIIANHVDSIFQYEELKKEIALYTLAPVIGMKVVVCNLQEVAGKKVGVFCALGRPERFLQTVREIRCSIVDYVFLPDHTSFELNELYLFAKRCKDKAAEMILCTEKDWVKLSSFGCCIPVIALRVELEVVAGHAIWQEMLDRIEFFSNKRHR, from the coding sequence GTGCTTCTTCTTAAAAATGTAAAACGATATTTGTTTCGAGTTGTTCAAAGAAAAAAAAAACCTTTTTTCCTCATTCCGTTCTTTTTTTTGATAAGTACTTTTTTTTCTTTAGGGGTGCGATTAAGAAATTTATCTTATGATAAAGGTTTGCGTAAAGTGCACAAACTCCCTGTCTGTGTAATCAGTATTGGAAATATTGCAGCTGGAGGAACCGGCAAAACACCATTAATTCAAAAGATCATAAAGCACCTTGATTCGAAAATCAAATTAGCTATTCTTACAAGAGGATTTCTTTCAAAAATTGAAACTTCTGGCAGAGTAGAAAAGATCTCCGATGGAAAAGGATGTACTCTACCAGTTCAATATTGTGGAGATGAGCCCTATCTTTTAGCAAAGACAACCTCAGTACCTATTTGGGTAGGAAAAAATCGTATTGAAAGTGGATGTAGAGCCATTGCTGAGAAAATGCAGTGTTTACTACTAGACGATGGAATGCAATATCGAAGCTTAGCGCGAAATCTAGAAATTATTGTGGTTGATGCAAAAGATCCTTTTGGTCAAAAAAAATTTTTGCCAAATGGTTTATTAAGGGATACTCCTTCTCGATTACATCGAGCTGATTGGATTATTGCTAATCACGTTGATTCAATCTTTCAGTATGAAGAATTAAAAAAAGAAATAGCTTTATATACTTTAGCACCAGTTATTGGCATGAAAGTTGTTGTTTGCAATCTACAAGAAGTGGCTGGGAAAAAAGTGGGGGTATTTTGTGCTTTGGGTAGACCGGAGCGTTTTTTGCAAACCGTAAGAGAGATAAGATGTAGTATTGTAGATTATGTATTTCTACCAGATCACACGTCTTTTGAGCTAAATGAGCTTTATTTATTTGCTAAGAGATGTAAGGATAAAGCAGCAGAAATGATTTTATGCACAGAAAAGGATTGGGTTAAATTATCCTCTTTTGGATGCTGTATCCCTGTAATTGCTTTACGTGTAGAATTAGAGGTTGTAGCGGGGCATGCTATTTGGCAAGAGATGTTAGATAGAATAGAATTTTTTTCAAATAAAAGGCATCGATGA
- a CDS encoding D-sedoheptulose-7-phosphate isomerase, protein MQKEIEHAVDEAIRAIVLLKEEKSMSFIENASQLIAECFTKGGKLLIAGNGGSLCDAMHFAEELTGQFRYARKALPAIALSDPGHLSCTANDMGFDFVFARAIEAFAKPEDLFVALTTSGNSTNLFKAMLTAQKKGLKTIAFLGKTGGKLKAMADLEWIVSGFEFSDRIQEAHMTAIHIIIEQVEALLFQTEPRVICASS, encoded by the coding sequence ATGCAAAAAGAAATCGAGCATGCAGTTGATGAAGCAATACGCGCTATTGTACTTTTAAAAGAAGAAAAAAGCATGAGCTTTATCGAAAATGCCAGTCAATTAATTGCTGAGTGTTTTACAAAAGGTGGTAAATTATTGATTGCAGGTAATGGAGGAAGCTTATGTGATGCCATGCATTTTGCAGAAGAGTTAACAGGGCAATTTCGTTATGCAAGAAAAGCTCTACCAGCTATTGCTTTAAGTGATCCAGGGCATTTAAGTTGTACAGCAAATGACATGGGATTTGACTTTGTTTTTGCAAGAGCAATAGAAGCTTTTGCTAAACCAGAGGATCTTTTTGTTGCTTTAACAACAAGCGGTAATTCCACAAATCTATTTAAAGCTATGTTAACGGCACAAAAAAAAGGTCTGAAAACAATCGCTTTTCTTGGTAAGACAGGAGGTAAGTTAAAAGCAATGGCTGATCTAGAGTGGATTGTTTCTGGATTTGAGTTTTCAGATCGGATTCAAGAAGCTCATATGACTGCTATTCATATTATTATAGAACAAGTAGAAGCGCTGCTTTTTCAAACAGAGCCAAGAGTTATTTGTGCTTCTTCTTAA
- a CDS encoding IS630 transposase-related protein, translated as MTARSLRKEQRRLAPNKIEGEKLKAYLQENPDSYLKEIAECFGITITAVFYACKRLKITLKKRRPSIKKEMVRKERGFKRE; from the coding sequence GTGACGGCGCGCAGCCTAAGAAAAGAGCAAAGGCGCTTGGCTCCTAATAAAATTGAAGGAGAAAAGCTAAAAGCGTACCTTCAAGAGAATCCAGATAGCTACTTAAAAGAAATAGCCGAATGCTTTGGAATAACGATAACTGCAGTCTTTTATGCATGTAAAAGACTAAAGATTACTTTAAAAAAAAGACGCCCTTCTATCAAGAAAGAGATGGTGAGAAAAGAGAGAGGTTTCAAAAGAGAATAG
- a CDS encoding transposase: MYTQLFNMWLEQILIPEIKSRQVIILDNASFHKSKESLEIIKKIRMRSIIFTSLFS, translated from the coding sequence ATGTATACCCAGTTGTTTAACATGTGGCTCGAACAAATACTCATCCCTGAGATAAAATCTAGACAAGTAATCATTTTGGATAATGCGAGTTTTCATAAGTCCAAAGAGAGTTTAGAAATCATTAAAAAAATCAGGATGCGAAGTATTATTTTTACCTCCCTATTCTCCTGA